The sequence below is a genomic window from Desulfovibrionales bacterium.
GCGATCTCGTCTTCCATCTGGATATAGACTCCCCCTACCTGGGGAAGGCGGATGGACATCCGTTCCGCTATCTCACTGGATGGCGTGATGGGATAACCGGCGAAGAAACGGCAACCGGCGGCCAGCGCTCCTGCCGCGCAGGCCTCATTCCCGGTCAGAAAATAAGTCCCTGTAAGTACATCCTTCCCCATGTTATCCCTGCTCCTTTTTGTCGATTACATAGATAGCGAAATCCGGGCATACCTCTTCGCAGAAACGGCAGGATATGCAATATTTCTCTTCTGTCTCTTCGATCACCGGATAACGGTAGCCTTTGAAGTTGTAGTCCGTTGACCAGGCCAGGACCTTATTCGGACAGTACTCAAGGCAGAGGCCACAGCCCTTGCAGCGTTCGGAAATGATCTGCACCTTGCCGCGGGGGACCTGATATTGATCCAGGTTGAATAACTTGCGTTTTACCGGGGACATCAGACCATCTCCTCCAGTTGGGCAAATATCTGTTTAAATGAAGAGCCCCTAAGGTTTATAGCCCCGGAAAGGCAACCGGCCGCGCACAGGCCGCACCCCTTACACAAGACGGGGT
It includes:
- a CDS encoding 4Fe-4S dicluster domain-containing protein; the encoded protein is MSPVKRKLFNLDQYQVPRGKVQIISERCKGCGLCLEYCPNKVLAWSTDYNFKGYRYPVIEETEEKYCISCRFCEEVCPDFAIYVIDKKEQG